A region of the Nocardia higoensis genome:
CCGCCGCCGGGACCGAGAACCCGGCGCCGTCGGTTCCGGCGGCCGGTGAATCGGTCTCCACCGCCGAGGAGACCGAAAGGACAGGAGGTTCCGGTGCCACCGACCGTGGTGCGCGCGACGATCAAACCGAACAGCCGTAAGGGCCCGCTCGTCGAGACCGCCGAAGACGGCACGCTGACCCTCTACGTCCGCGCGCCCGCTGTCGAGGGCAAGGCCAACAAGGCCGCCGTCGAACTGCTGGCGGCCCACTTCGGCGTCTCCCGCTCGTCCGTCCGGCTCACCGCGGGAGCGACCTCGCGCTACAAGCGCTTCGAGATCGACGACTAGCCGAGCGCCCTCAGACCGCGCCGGGAAATCCGTGCTGCCGCCACGCCTCGTATACCGTGACCGCGGCGGCATTGGACAAGTTCATCGACCGCCGCCCCGGCAGCATCGGAATCCGCACCTGCTCGGTGATGTGCGGATCGGCCAGCACCGCCTCGGGCAGGCCCGTCGGTTCGGTCCCGAACAACAGCACATCGCCCGCCTCGTAGGCGATATCGGTGTACCGGGAGGTGCCTGATGTGGTGAACGCGAACACTCGCCGCGGCGTCAGCGCCGCCCACGCCGCCGCCAGGCTCGCGTGCACGGTCACACTCGCCAGATCGTGGTAATCCAACCCGGCCCGCCGCAGCTTGGCCTCCGACAGGTCGAAGCCCAGCGGCTCGATCAGGTGCAGTGCGCACCCGGTCCCGGCCACCATCCGGATCGCGTTGCCGGTGTTCGGCGGAATGCACGGCTCGTGGAACATCAGATGGAACACCGTCCAAGTCAATCAGGCGCCACCACCGCGGGATCGCCGGGATCGCCTGGTGCCGGGTCAGCCGAAGCTGCCCGTCGCGGGCTTGCCGATCACCTCGACGGTGATGATGTCGGTCATGGCGGTGTAGCCCTGGCGGGGGTCGCCGGTGGGGCGTTCCCAGGCGCAGGCGCCGCGCACGTGCATCTGCCCCGCGGGCAGGTTTCCGTTGCCGGGTCATGACGCGAGAATGCCAGGACCGGCGGCGTGCCCATGATTCCGGGGGAAGCGATCGCCTGGCGGACAAGGGTTTTCGAGCGATCGGGAATGGTGGGGGACCAGCGGTGCGCGCGGGCCGGTGCTGCGCTGATGCCGGGGGCACGGCCTCGTCTGGAAGAATCTGCGGCGTGATGGACGTCGACGCTTCCACCGAATCCCAGGGCGGCCGGGCCGGGCGGTTCCTGCGCCGGAATCTGCCGATGGTGGCGGTGGTGCTCGTGGTGCTGGTGGCGGTGGTGTTCGTGGCCTCGGATCGGTGGCGGCGCGGGGCGCTGATCTTCGGCGGGGCGGCATTGCTGGGGGCGGCGTTGCGGTTGGTCCTGCCGACCGCGCGGGTGGGGTTGCTGGCGGTGCGTAGCAAGCCGTTCGACGTGGGGGCGCTGACCTTGCTCGGCTCGTCGATCGTGTTCCTCGCGGTGACCATCAACACACTCGGCGTGGGCTGATCGGCGGCCGGTAGGGGTTCAGCGGTTGGCGCGGGCCAATCGCATCGTCTCGACGAGCAGTTCGCCGACGGCTTCGGTCTCGGTGAGGAAACCGTCGTGACCGTCACGGGAGAGCACGACCTCGAGGCCGTCGCAGCCGGGCAGCAGGTCGGCGAGCTCCTGCTGGGTGTGCAGCGGGTACAGGCGGTCGGAGTCGACGCCGCCGACCACGCACGGCACGGGGGTGGCGGCGAGGGCCGCTTCGATGCCGCCGCGTCCGCGGCCGACGTCGTGGCGGTTCATGGCCTCGGTGAGCAGCACGTAGGTGGCCGGATCGAAGCGCTTCGCCAGTTTCGCGGCCTGGTGGTCGAGGTAGCTCTGCACCGCCCAGCGGCCGCCGTCGTAGGGGTCCTCGCCGTCCTGGGCGTTGTTGGCGAAGCGGGAGTCGAGTTCCCCCTCGGTGCGGTAGGTCAGGTGCGCGATGCGGCGGGCGATGCCCATCCCGGTCAGCGGGGCGCGGCCGGTGCCGTGGTAATCGCCACCCTGCCAGTCCGGATCGGAGGTGATCGCCGTGATCTGGGTGGTCTGGGTGCCGATCTGATCGGCGGTGGCGCGCGCCCCGACGGCCAGGACCAGCGCGGAGGCGACGCGTTCGGGAGCCCCGACCATCCACTCGAGCACGCGCATGCCGCCCATCGAGCCGCCGACGACGGAGGCCAGGCGCTCGATGCCCAGCAGATCCAGCAGCGCGATCTCGGCGCTCACCTGGTCGCGGATGGAAATGGCGGGGAAGCGCGAACCCCACGGCTTGCCGTCGGGAGCGATGGAGGAGGGGCCGGTGCTGCCCTGGCAGCCGCCGAGCACATTGGTGGCGACGACGCACCACTCGCCGGTGTCCATCGGCGCGCCCGGACCCACCATGCCGTCCCACCAGCCGGGCAGCTTGTGGATGGCGTCGGGATTGCCGACGACGTGGGAATCGCCGGTGAGCGCGTGTTCGACGAGCACGACGTTGTCGAGAGCGGGGGAGAGTTCACCCCAGCGTTGTACGGCCAACCGCACGTCGGGCACCACGGAGCCGCTCTCGAGCGTGAGATCACCGATGGGGATCACGCCGAGGGAGCCGTCCGGGGGTGGCAACAGCGCGACCCCGGTGGCGGGCGGGCAGGGCTGGCGGTCGGTGCGCACGGTCACGTGGACCACTCGCTCATCTCGTGCGACCTCCTGCCGGCGTTTGCTCCCGTCCTTCGGGAACCCGGTCATCACCCGGAGCACCCCACCGCGGGCTGGAGGGTTGCCGACCAGCGAGCCGGGGCTTGACGCTGGCGCTCATGACCTGATCGTCATGGTAACGGGCAATCGGTTCACGGCCGAAATCCACCCCTGGGTGCCATCATGGACGATGTGTGCTGAATCACGCGAAAGCTACTTGCCGGTAACCGTCACAGTGTCCGCACAAGCCCCCCTCCCCGCGCGGTGAGGCCCCCGGAAGCAGTACGCTCGTCTTGTTTGCACCACATGTCCCGCAGACAATGCGGGGCATATACGTTGTCTGTTGAACAGCTGGGGTCCGCTCACAAGCGTGTTCGCCTGGCCGTGCAATGAGGGCACCATCCTAGGAGGACACGAAGATCCATGTCCAAGATCAAGGTTGAAGGCACCGTCGTCGAACTCGACGGTGATGAGATGACCCGGATCATCTGGCAGTTCATCAAGGACAAGCTGATCCACCCGTACCTCGATGTGAACCTCGAGTACTACGACCTGGGTATCGAGTACCGCGACAAGACCGACGACCAGGTCACCATCGACGCGGCCGAGGCCATCAAGCGTCACGGCGTCGGCGTCAAGTGCGCCACGATCACCCCGGACGAGGCCCGCGTCAAGGAATTCGGCCTCAAGAAGATGTGGCGTTCGCCCAACGGCACGATCCGCAACATCCTCGGCGGCACGATCTTCCGCGCCCCGATCATCATCTCCAATGTCCCGCGTCTGGTGCCGGGCTGGACCAAGCCGATCATCATCGGCCGCCACGCCTTCGGCGACCAGTACCGCGCCACCGACTTCAAGGTCTTCCAGGCCGGCACCGTCACCCTCACCTTCACCCCCGACGACGGCAGCGAGCCGATCGTCCACGAGGTCGTGAAAATGCCCGAGGACGGCGGCGTCGTGATGGGCATGTACAACTTCCGCAAGTCCATCGAGGACTTCGCGCGGGCCTCGTTCAACTACGGCCTGCAGCAGAACTACCCGGTGTACATGTCGACGAAGAACACCATCCTCAAGGCCTACGACGGCATGTTCAAGGACACCTTCCAGGAGGTGTTCGACGCCGAGTTCAAGAGCCAGTTCGACGCGGCCGGCCTGACCTACGAGCACCGGCTGATCGACGACATGGTCGCCTCCTCCATGAAGTGGGAGGGCGGCTACGTCTGGGCCTGCAAGAACTACGACGGCGACGTGCAGTCCGATACCGTCGCGCAGGGCTTCGGCTCGCTGGGCCTGATGACCTCGGTGCTGCTGACCCCGGACGGCCGCACCTGTGAGGCCGAGGCCGCGCACGGCACGGTCACCCGGCACTACCGTCAGCATCAGCAGGGCAAGCCGACCTCGACCAACCCGATCGCGTCGATCTTCGCCTGGACCCGCGGCCTCGAGCATCGCGGCAAGCTGGACAACACCCCCGAGGTGATCGGCTTCGCGCAGACCCTCGAGGACGTTGTCATCAAGACCGTCGAGGGTGGCCAGATGACCAAGGACCTCGCGCTGCTCGTCGGCGGCGACCAGGGTTACCTGAGCACCGAGGAATTCCTCGGCGCGCTGGACACCAACCTGGCTCGCGCCCTGCGCTGAGCCGACCGCGGAGCGGCCTCATCGGTCCCGCTCCGGCCGGCGCCGGGCACACGGACCCGGCGCCGGATGAACCGGGCACCCGCCCCACCGTCGACACGGTGGCACGGGTGCCCGAGCCGTTTCCCGGCCCGCGAGCGCCTTTACATACAGATGTGTACGTAAGCTGTAGGATCGCCGGATGACCACGACCGCGTCCGGCAGGCCGCGGCGGCGCACCCAGGAGCAGCGCAGCAGCGAGATGCGCACCCGGCTGCTCGACGCCACCATCGACTGCCTCGTCGACTACGGCTACGCGGGCACGACCACGCCTCGGGTCGCCGAGCGCGCGGGCGTCACGCGCGGCGCGCAGGTGCACCACTTCGGATCCAAGACCGATCTGGTGGTAGCCGCGATCAATCATCTCGCCCAGCGCCGGGTGCAGGCGGTGCTCAGGGGGATCTCCGAGGTGCCGCCGGATGCCGAACGCGTCGAGGCCACCTTGGACTTCCTGTGGGAAATGCACCAGGACCGGCTGTTCGTCGCGACCGTGGAGCTGTGGGTGGCCGGTCGCACCGACCCGGTGCTGGCCGCGGCGATGGATGAGGTCGAGCCGTTCGTGAACAACGCGGTGCTGACCGCGGTGGAACGCTTCGTGCCCGACGAGGTGCGCCGCAAGGATGCCCGCGACTTCGTCTTCACTGCCATGGACGCCCTGCGCGGCATCCTGATCGCCGCCTGGGGCGACCCCGACTCCGACCGCGCCCACCGGCGCTGGCAGCGCGCTTCGGTGATGCTGCGGATGGTCGCGCAGGCGATCGGCGGCTGACCGGCGGCGGCGCCCGGGTCGCCAGCCGAATCGGGCGAACCGTTGCACAGTTACATGCAGCTCTGTACGTTTGTTGCAGCTCGATACGCCGAACCGGACGATGTGGTCCGGGTCATCCGGTGCCGTCCCGGTCCCGGCGCGCCCGCCCGTGGGTCGAGCTGCCTTGCGCCGGCGGCATTTGCGACAGGAGAGAACGACGATGTTCGAATGGTCCGAGACCGATCTGATGGTCCGCGACGCCGTGCGCGCTTTCATCGACCGGGAGATCCGCCCGAACCTCGATGCCCTCGACAGCGGCGAGATGCTGCCCTACCCGATCCTGACCAAGCTGTTCGCCGAGTTCGGCATCGCGGCGATGGCCACCGACGCGCTGGAAAAGCAGCTGGCCGCCGAAGAAGCCGAGGCCGACGGCGCCTCCGACGAGGAGAGCAGAGCGGCGGGCAAGCGCGCGGCCGCCGCCAACGCCGAACAGCAGTCGATGATGGCCGTGCTGGTCAGCGAGCTGTCCGGCGTCTGTCTGGGCCTGGTCAGCGCCCTCGGCGTGAGCACCGGCCTCGGCGCGGCGACCATCCAGTCGCGCGGCACGCTGGCCCAGAAGAAGCGCTGGCTGCCCGAGCTGGTCACGATGGAGAAGGTCGCCTCCTGGGCGATCACCGAACCCGACTCCGGCTCCGACGCCTTCGGTGGCATGAAGACCTACGTCCGCCGCGACGGCGAGGACTACATCCTCAACGGCCAGAAGACCTTCATCACCAACGGCCCGTTCGCCGACGTCATCGTCGTCTACGCCAAGCTCGACGAGGGCGACGCGAGCGTGGACAAGCGCGACCGCAAGGTGCTGACCTTCGTGCTCGACAAGGGCATGGAGGGCCTCACCCAGGGCAAGCCGTTCAAGAAGATGGGCCTGCACAGCTCGCCCACCGGTGAGCTGTTCTTCGACAACGTCCGCCTGGGTCGCGACCGGCTGCTCGGCGAGACCGAGGAGCACCGCGGCGGCGACGGCCGCGAGTCCGCGCGCACCAACTTCGTCGCCGAACGTGTCGGCGTCACCTTCCAGGCCCTGGGCATCATCGAGGAATGCCACCGGCTCTGCGTGGACTACGCCAAGAACCGGAAGCTGTGGGGCCAGGAGATCGGCCGGTTCCAGCTCGTGCAGCTCAAGCTGGCCAAGATGGAGATCGCCCGGGTCAACGTCCGCAACATGGTGTTCAACGTCATCGAGCGCACCCGCGCGGGCAAGCCGCTGTCGCTGGCCGAGGCCTCGGCGATGAAGCTGTACTCCTCGGAGACCGCCACCGACGTCGCGATGGAGGCGGTGCAGCTCTTCGGCGGTAATGGATACATGAGCGAGTACCGCGTCGAACAGCTCGCCCGCGACGCCAAGTCGCTGATGATCTACGCGGGCAGCAACGAAATCCAGGTCACCCACATCGCCAAGGGCCTGCTCGGCCGCTGAGAACGGCGAGCACTGAGAAAGGCATACACAATGAGTTCAGCCGCACGAATCGCGGGCAAAGTCGTCGTCATCACCGGCGGCGCGCGTGGCATCGGTTTCGCCACCGCGCGCAAGCTGCGTGACCTCGGTGCGCAGGTCGCCATCGGCGACGTCGACGAGGCCAAGGTCAAGGAGTCCAGCGCCGAGCTGGGACTCGAGGTGTACGGCAAGCTCGACGTCACCGATCCGGAGAGCTTCGAAGCCTTCCTCGATCAGGTCGAGCGCACCCTCGGACCGATCGATGTCCTGATCAACAACGCGGGCATCATGCCGGTCGGTCATTTCCACGAGGAGCCCGACCGCGTGTCCCGCCGCATGATCGACATCAACATCTACGGCGTGGTACTCGGCAGCAAGCTGGCCGCCCAGCGGATGCTGCCGCGCGGCTCCGGGCACGTCATCAACATCGCCTCGCTGGCCGGTGTGATCGCCACTCCGGGCCTGGCCACCTACGGCGGCAGCAAGGCGGCCGTGCTCACCATGACCGACGCCCTGTACGCCGAGTACCGCGGCACCGGCGTCGAATTCTCCTCGGTGGCACCGACCTTCACCAATACCGAACTGGTCGCGGGCACCAAGGGTGCCAAGGGCGTGCGCAACGCCGAGCCGGAGGAGATCGCCGAGGCGGTCGCCGAACTGATCGCCGAGCCGAAGCGGCGAGTCGCGGTCACCAAGCTGGCGGGCAGGCTGGCGAACCTGCAGTACTACTTGCCGAACAAGCTGCTCGACACGATCGGTGAGAAGTTCGGCATGAAGGAAGTCTTCCTCGGCGACGTCGACAAGGAAGCGCGCGCCGCCTACGAGCGTCGCGCCCGAGGCGAAGAGGACCAGGCGCAGTCCTGATCCTCTTCCCGCAGCGCCGGGCTCGTCAGACCGCGCGCAGCCGGTTGCGGCTGGCGTAGACGTGCTCGGCGATCAGGGTGGCGATCCGGTCCGGTGCCTCCAGCATGGGGACGTGCCCGACCCGGTTGACCAGGATGCGGTCGGCCGAGTCGGGCAGCTCCTTCAGGAAGCGCCGCGCGTAGACACGGTTGGGAATGAACCGGTCGTACTCGGCCAGCAGCAGCCGCACCGGCGTCGTCAGTTCCGACAGGTCGCCGGGGACCGGGGCGCGCAGACTGCCGCGGATCAGTGGCATCATCGCCCGGCAGTTGACGGCCGCGGTGATGGTGGCCGTCGCGTCGCGGCGCGAGACCGCCGACGGATTCTTGGCCACCACGAACAGCGCCACCCGCCGTGCGAACGGATTGCCCGTGGTGAAGCCCGCCAGTCGCCTGCCCAGCCGCGCGAGCGGCACCAGGGACAGGAATTTGAGGGCGACTCGGAGCTGGGTGAGCGAGTGTGTCTTCCAGCCGCCGGTGGGCGCGATCAGGGTGAGGGTGCGGGCACGCTGACGCCTGGCCAGTTCGACGCCGACCCACGCGCCCAGCGAATTGCCCGCGATATGGCAGGTGCGCCAGCCCATCTCGTCGAGCCTGCGCTCCACCTCGTCGGCGAGCGCGGCGATGTCGATGGTGTCGCCGGTGATGTCCGGTCCGCCCCAGTGCCCGGCCAGCGCGGGCGCGAACACCTCGCAGTGCGAGCCGAGCAGCGTCGCGGTCTGCTCCCAGCAGTGCGGCGAGAGCATGAAGCCGTGCAGCAACAGCAGCGGGTCGCCGGAGCCGATGTGCAGCGCCCGCAGGGCGACGGGCTGTTCGGCGGCCCGGCGATCGTTCTTCCCGACGGACTTGTCCCGCCCGGCCTCTTCCGCGGCGGCCTGCTCGGAGTCGTCGGACTCGAACTCGTCGGCGCGCCTGGCGGCATCGGCGGGGTGGGGTTTGCCGACCGGGCGGGATCTGTCGGACGGGCGGGAGGTGTCGGACGTCATCGTCAGCACCCCTTCCTGGACCGCGTGGTCCGGGGCAGGTACATCTGAGCTGCATTGTACGGTCGGACGGTGCCGAACATTGTCTCAACGATCAACGCGAACGGGATCAGAGCCGCCGCGGGCAAAGGGATGCTCGCCTGGCTCGCGGCCACCGAAGCCGACGTCGTGTGCGTGCAGGAGACCCGCGCCACCGACGAGCAGACCCGTGCCGCGCTGGCGCCCGCACTCGACGACGGCTGGTTCCTGACCAACGCCGAGCCGAGCGCCAAGGGCAGGGCCGGGGTCGCGATCCTGTCCAGGCGCGCGCCGGACGCGGTGCGAATCGGGTTCGGCAGCGCCGAGTTCGACGCGTCGGGCCGCTACGTCGAAGCCACCTTCGGCGAGGTGACCGTGGCCAGTGTCTACGTGCACTCCGGGGAGGCAGGCACCCCGCGCCAGGACGAGAAGTACCGGTTCATGGCCGAATTCGGTGCCTACCTGAAGGGCAGGAACGACGGGGATGTCGTGGTGGGCGGTGACTGGAACATCGCGCACACCGAGCGGGATCTGAAGAACTGGAAGGGCAATCGCACTTCGGCGGGGTTCCTGCCGGAGGAGCGCGCCTGGATCGACGAGCTGATCGCCGCCGGATACGTCGATGTGGTGCGCGCCCTGCATCCCGGCGTCGACGGTCCCTACAGCTGGTGGTCCTATCGCGGCCGTGCCTACGACAACGACTCGGGCTGGCGTATCGATCTGCAGCTGGTGCGCGGCGAACTCGCGGGTCGCGCAAAACAGGCCGTGGTGGAACGGGCGCCGTCCTACGATCAGCGCTGGTCCGACCATGCGCCGGTCACCGTGCAGTACCGATGAACTCGTCGGTACCGATGCGCCCCGCGGTGCCGGTGAACCTCGCCGTATCGATGGGCGCCGCCGAGCCGATGGACACCTGTGGACAGATCGATACCGCTGTGCCGGTGAGCGCCGTGGTGGGGACCTGGGGCAGGCCCGCCGCCGATGAGTTCCCCGCCGACAGAAGGACCCGCGCACGATGAATCCGAAGGTTCTCCGAACAGTCGCGGCCCTGGGCGCGCTCGCGCTGGTGTTGTTGGTGTCGCTGCTGACCACCCGGGGCGCCGATCATTCCGTTTCGGACACCGCCCCTGGCACGAACGCGACGGCCGTCTCGACCGCGGTGCCGGACGCGGGGAGCGCCACGGCGGTGCCGAAACCCGGCGCGGCGAGCCCTGTCACCGCACCGTCGCGGGTCGCGGGCGTCCCGGATCGCGCCTACGACACCCTCGCCGAGATCGACGCCGGTCGCTGGCCCGACTCGGCGAACGCGCCCGGCACCAAGGGCGGCGAGCGATTCATGAACCGCGACAAGGATCTGCCGCTCACCGACAGTGCGGGCGAGAAGATCGCCTATCAGGAGTGGGACGTCAATCCCAAGCAGCGCAATCGCTCCCGCGACGCCGAACGCATCGTCACCGGCAGTGACGGTTCGGCCTGGTACACCGGCGACCACTACGAGAACTTCACGAGGATGCGCTGATGCCCCTACCGCTCTCGCAATTTCTCGCCCGCCCGATCGACGACGAGCCGGACGCCGGTGCGCATCCGGTGCTCGGGGCGCTGCCGGTGACCGCGCCGGAGCTGTCCGAGGTGCGCTATCGGGCGCCGGCCGGATTCGTGGTGCGGGAATTGCGCGGCGAGCGGATGCGCACCGTCGGCGGGTTGTTCGACGAGTGGGCGGCGGCTTTCCAGTTCCCCTACTACTTCGGCGCGAACAAGAACGCCTTCGACGAATGCCTGCGCGATCTGGACGATTTCCTCGGTGAGGCCGCCGGTTACGTCGCGGTGGTCCGCGATGCCGCCGAACTGCTGGCCGATCAGGTCGCCGAGCGCGAGTGGTTTGTGGAGGCGATGCGCGACTGTGCCGACCATTGGCGCCGTAGAGAGGTCGCGTTCCTGGTGGTCCTGCAGGACGAGCCCGGCGCGGACATGGTCGCGCTGACCTTGGACTGACCTTCCCGGGTCCGGCCGTCCTCCGGTCCGGTCGATCCCGGTCGGCTGTGCCAGGCGTGGCCGCCCACAGCCGACCGGTTCCCGGCGACGAACTCTGCGCGGCGTGTGAGGCTTGCAGGACGAGCACGGTCGCGCGAACCCCGGCCGACTCGGCTAGCCGTCCAGCAGGTCACGGTGTGCGCGGCGCCGACCCGGCGCGAGGTGGACCGGCGAAGCCCCGCCGCTCGCGTGGGTCAGCGCAGGCGGCCGGCCAGATCCTCGCCGAGCAGGACGAACACGTCGGTGGTGTGCTCGACGAGTTCGTCCTGGCTGAGGTCGATCTCGCCCTGCAACCACGAGGTCAGCGTGTGCACCAGGCCGCCGACCAGGTAGGTCGCGCGGAAGTCGATCACCGCGTCGGGCAGCGGATCGGTGATGCCGTAGAAGCCGACGCCCTGCGCGGCGACCATGCGCGCGAAGGCGCGGATCGTCTGGTTGCCGCGCGCCCGCAACTCCGGGGTGGCCATGCCCGCGACCAGCGCGACGTGGGCTTTGCGCGGGTCGTCGGTGAGCACGTGGATGCCTGCGGCGATGGCGGCGTGCGCTTTGCCCTTGGTCGTCTCGTCGGTGGTGTCGCGCAGCGCGTCGAGGATGGTCAGTGCCAGTTCCTCGGCGATGCGATCGAACAGCCCGGACAGCACCGCCTCGCGGCTGTCGAAGCTCTCGTAGTAGTAGCGCTCGTTGAGACCGGCCCGGCCGCACAGGCCGGAGACGGTCAGTTTGCCCAAGCCCTCGGTGCCGACGATGTCGAGCGCGGCATCGAGCAGCGCCGTGCGCCGCGCAGCCCTGCGCTCCTCGGCGGAGACGCCGCCATAGGTCCGCTGCGCAGTCACGCGTCCGATTCTGGCACGTTTTCGCGCGGCGGATGTTTGGCATGGGGTATTGCCAGAATTGGCTATCTGGTGGATTCTATTTCCAGATGACTCGACGAGGAGGCTCCCCGATGTCCCACGCGCCACTGTTCGACAAGCTCAGGTCGGATACGCCGAGCTCTCCCGAGCCGGGCTACTTCACCGACGACTCGATGATCCGGCGGGTGATGCGCAAGCGCGCGGTGGGCATCACCTACGGTCTGCGCGCGCTGGTCATCGGCGCGGTGCATCCGTTGCTGTATGTGGGCACCGCCGAGAACACCCACCACCGGACCACGCCGTACACCCGGCTGGCGATCACCGGCAAGCTGTTCGAGGCGGTCTTCCTCGGCAGCAAGGCCGAGGCCGACCGCGCGCTCGCCTACACCGGCAAGCGACACGTCAAGGTCAAGGGGCAGCTGCCCGAGGACGGGGGCGCGCACAACCCGGCGGGCACCCCCTACTCGGCGCTGGATCCGGAGCTGATGTTCTGGACGATGGCCTTCACCATGGACTCCGCCGAGGTCATGCACGACATCCTCGTCCGCGAGCTCACCGCGGGCGAGCGCGAGGGCCTCTACCAGGACTACGTCACCTGGGGCGTGCTGTTCGGCATGCCGCGCTCGGCCGCGCCGGACACCTATGCCGGGTTCCGCGAGCGCTTCGACGGCTACATCGCCTCGCTGGAACCGCACCTGACCGAGGAGGCCGCGCTGGTCGGCTCCTACCTGATGGGCGCGCGCATCCCGTATCCGCTGCCGATCCCGGCCCAGCAGGTCAGCGTGGGGTACTACCGGCTGGTGCAGGGCAGCCTGCCGCCCGCGGTCCGGGCGATGTACGGCCTGGAATGGGGTCCGCGCGAGCAGCGCCAGTTCGAGCTGGTCGCCCGTGGCGTGCGGGCCGCCCACCGGACGCCGAGCCGGCGGGTACGCCCGTTGCACAACGCCTTGCGTGGTCCGAGCGCGCCGCTGTACCAGGTCGCCGCCAAGCGGGAGGCCGGGCTGCAGCGCACCGGACAGGAGAGCATGCCCGGCGTGGATCCGCGTACCTGGGCGGAGCGGAATTCCGCTTGAGCGGCATGGGAAGATCGGAGGCATGTCCAGTCCTGCATCAGCCCCGGCCGCGGAGCGCAAGCAGCGTGTGCTGTCCGGGATCCAGCCGACCAGTGCCTCCTTCCATCTCGGGAACTATCTGGGGGCGCTGCAGTACTGGGTAGGGATGCAGGACAGCTACGACGCGCTGTACTTCATTCCCGATCTGCACGCCATCACCGTCAGCCAGGACCCCAAGCAGCTGCGGGCGCGCACCAGGGCGGCCGCGGCCCAGCTGCTGGCGATCGGCATCGACCCGAAGCGGTCGACGCTGTTCGTGCAGAGTCAGGTGCCCGAGCACGCCGAACTGGCCTGGGTGCTGAGCTGCATCACCGGCTTCGGCGAGGCGAGCCGGATGACGCAGTTCAAGGACAAGTCCGCCAAGCAGGGCGCCGAGAACGCCACCGTCGGGTTGTTCACCTATCCCGTGCTGATGGCCGCGGACATCCTGCTCTACCGCGCCCATCAGGTGCCGGTCGGTGAGGATCAGCGTCAGCATCTCGAGTTGACCCGTAATCTGGCTCAGCGCTTCAACACCCGCTTCAAAAAGACCTTCGTGGTGCCCGAGCCACACATAGTCAAGGGCACCGCCAAGATCTACGACCTGCAGGACCCGACCTCCAAGATGAGTAAGTCGGCGGCCTCGGACGCCGGCCTGATCAACCTGCTCGACGACCCGAAGATCAGCGCCAAGAAGATCCGCTCGGCCGTCACCGACACCGAACGCGAGATCCGCTACGACCCGGACCTCAAGCCCGGTGTCAGCAATCTCCTCGTGATTCTCGGCGCGCTGACCTCGACCCCGATCGTCACCCTCGAACGCGACTACGCGGGCAAGGGGTACGGCGACCTGAAGTCCGACGTCGCCGACGCCTTGGTCGAGTTCGTCACCCCGCTGCGCGACCAGGTGGACGAGTACCTCTCCGATCAGGGCGAACTCGACCGTATCCTCGCCGCGGGCGCGGAGCGGGCACGGGAGATCGCGGGCAACACCCTCGCACAGGTCTACGACCGGGTGGGTTTCCTGCCCCGCTAGCCCGGGTACGACGTGTGCGGGAGCGGGCCTCGAAGGGGTGAGCGCGGTGCAGGTGATCGACAATGTCAAGGCCCGTATCGAACGGGTCGTCGGGCAACGGCCCTGGCTCGACCATGTGATCCGGGCGGCGGGCCGCTACCGGTCCAGCCGAGGTGACCACTACGCCGCCGGCATCACCTATTTCACGGTGCTGTCGCTGTTCCCGCTGCTCATGGTGGCTTTCGCCATCGCCGGTTTCGTGCT
Encoded here:
- a CDS encoding ribonuclease domain-containing protein, whose translation is MNPKVLRTVAALGALALVLLVSLLTTRGADHSVSDTAPGTNATAVSTAVPDAGSATAVPKPGAASPVTAPSRVAGVPDRAYDTLAEIDAGRWPDSANAPGTKGGERFMNRDKDLPLTDSAGEKIAYQEWDVNPKQRNRSRDAERIVTGSDGSAWYTGDHYENFTRMR
- a CDS encoding exodeoxyribonuclease III, translating into MPNIVSTINANGIRAAAGKGMLAWLAATEADVVCVQETRATDEQTRAALAPALDDGWFLTNAEPSAKGRAGVAILSRRAPDAVRIGFGSAEFDASGRYVEATFGEVTVASVYVHSGEAGTPRQDEKYRFMAEFGAYLKGRNDGDVVVGGDWNIAHTERDLKNWKGNRTSAGFLPEERAWIDELIAAGYVDVVRALHPGVDGPYSWWSYRGRAYDNDSGWRIDLQLVRGELAGRAKQAVVERAPSYDQRWSDHAPVTVQYR
- a CDS encoding oxygenase MpaB family protein; translation: MSHAPLFDKLRSDTPSSPEPGYFTDDSMIRRVMRKRAVGITYGLRALVIGAVHPLLYVGTAENTHHRTTPYTRLAITGKLFEAVFLGSKAEADRALAYTGKRHVKVKGQLPEDGGAHNPAGTPYSALDPELMFWTMAFTMDSAEVMHDILVRELTAGEREGLYQDYVTWGVLFGMPRSAAPDTYAGFRERFDGYIASLEPHLTEEAALVGSYLMGARIPYPLPIPAQQVSVGYYRLVQGSLPPAVRAMYGLEWGPREQRQFELVARGVRAAHRTPSRRVRPLHNALRGPSAPLYQVAAKREAGLQRTGQESMPGVDPRTWAERNSA
- a CDS encoding alpha/beta fold hydrolase, with product MTSDTSRPSDRSRPVGKPHPADAARRADEFESDDSEQAAAEEAGRDKSVGKNDRRAAEQPVALRALHIGSGDPLLLLHGFMLSPHCWEQTATLLGSHCEVFAPALAGHWGGPDITGDTIDIAALADEVERRLDEMGWRTCHIAGNSLGAWVGVELARRQRARTLTLIAPTGGWKTHSLTQLRVALKFLSLVPLARLGRRLAGFTTGNPFARRVALFVVAKNPSAVSRRDATATITAAVNCRAMMPLIRGSLRAPVPGDLSELTTPVRLLLAEYDRFIPNRVYARRFLKELPDSADRILVNRVGHVPMLEAPDRIATLIAEHVYASRNRLRAV
- a CDS encoding SDR family oxidoreductase gives rise to the protein MSSAARIAGKVVVITGGARGIGFATARKLRDLGAQVAIGDVDEAKVKESSAELGLEVYGKLDVTDPESFEAFLDQVERTLGPIDVLINNAGIMPVGHFHEEPDRVSRRMIDINIYGVVLGSKLAAQRMLPRGSGHVINIASLAGVIATPGLATYGGSKAAVLTMTDALYAEYRGTGVEFSSVAPTFTNTELVAGTKGAKGVRNAEPEEIAEAVAELIAEPKRRVAVTKLAGRLANLQYYLPNKLLDTIGEKFGMKEVFLGDVDKEARAAYERRARGEEDQAQS
- a CDS encoding barstar family protein, giving the protein MPLPLSQFLARPIDDEPDAGAHPVLGALPVTAPELSEVRYRAPAGFVVRELRGERMRTVGGLFDEWAAAFQFPYYFGANKNAFDECLRDLDDFLGEAAGYVAVVRDAAELLADQVAEREWFVEAMRDCADHWRRREVAFLVVLQDEPGADMVALTLD
- a CDS encoding TetR/AcrR family transcriptional regulator, producing the protein MTAQRTYGGVSAEERRAARRTALLDAALDIVGTEGLGKLTVSGLCGRAGLNERYYYESFDSREAVLSGLFDRIAEELALTILDALRDTTDETTKGKAHAAIAAGIHVLTDDPRKAHVALVAGMATPELRARGNQTIRAFARMVAAQGVGFYGITDPLPDAVIDFRATYLVGGLVHTLTSWLQGEIDLSQDELVEHTTDVFVLLGEDLAGRLR